In the Candidatus Baltobacteraceae bacterium genome, one interval contains:
- a CDS encoding DMT family transporter: MHSGEIRSRSAVPYVTLGGAQLAVGAAAIFARWALTGALPLAACAGRLGIAAAILLVLAAVRRDLARTSKRERAILGAGGFFLALHFAGWVWSLEYTSVAVSTLLVTTTPIWTALYDSIVRGKHLSALAWGAFGLGAAGLVLMVGFNRTTPPIPGHAIAGAILALVAAFAIGAYWILIREVRGDLTTRTIVTHSYSWAALALIAAALLTRQPMPPLHDGVAWGGIVAMALVSQLLGHTAMNAALRWFSPSVLAFTTVVEPVIAALLALAIFHESLAPPALLGGAVVLVAIGIVLREENRATAALLTTS, encoded by the coding sequence GTGCATTCCGGTGAGATTCGCAGCCGATCGGCGGTTCCGTACGTAACGCTCGGGGGCGCGCAACTGGCGGTCGGCGCGGCGGCGATTTTCGCGCGTTGGGCGTTGACGGGCGCGTTGCCGCTGGCGGCCTGCGCCGGGCGGCTTGGCATCGCCGCCGCAATCTTGCTGGTGCTCGCGGCGGTTCGGCGTGATCTGGCGCGCACCAGCAAGCGCGAACGTGCGATCCTGGGCGCGGGCGGATTCTTTCTCGCGCTGCATTTCGCGGGGTGGGTCTGGTCGCTGGAATATACGAGCGTCGCGGTCTCGACGCTGCTCGTCACCACCACGCCGATTTGGACCGCGCTCTACGACTCGATCGTGCGCGGGAAGCACCTCTCGGCGCTGGCCTGGGGCGCGTTCGGACTCGGCGCGGCCGGCTTGGTTCTGATGGTGGGCTTCAATCGCACGACGCCGCCGATTCCCGGGCATGCGATCGCCGGCGCGATCCTCGCGCTCGTCGCCGCGTTTGCCATCGGGGCGTATTGGATCCTCATCCGTGAAGTTCGCGGCGACCTCACGACGCGCACGATCGTCACCCACTCGTACTCGTGGGCCGCGCTCGCGCTGATCGCGGCCGCGCTGCTGACTCGCCAACCGATGCCGCCGCTGCACGACGGCGTCGCGTGGGGCGGCATCGTTGCGATGGCGCTGGTTTCGCAGTTGCTCGGGCACACGGCCATGAACGCCGCGCTGCGCTGGTTCTCTCCGAGCGTGTTGGCGTTTACGACGGTCGTGGAGCCGGTTATCGCCGCCTTGCTCGCGCTGGCGATCTTCCACGAATCGCTCGCACCGCCGGCACTACTGGGCGGCGCGGTCGTCCTGGTGGCGATCGGCATCGTGCTGCGCGAAGAGAACCGAGCCACGGCGGCGCTGCTCACAACGAGTTAG
- the thiC gene encoding phosphomethylpyrimidine synthase ThiC produces the protein MAIAPPKATSGSRKVYVEGSDSSIRVPMREIALTNGETHTVYDTSGPYAESGVTVDVRAGIAALRAGWIEARNDTVELEKASSLYRRGREAMHELDGVRFTSTRKPRVAKAGANVSQMHYARKGIVTPEMEFIAIREGCAPEFVRDEVARGRAIIPSNINHPESEPMIIGRNFLVKINANIGNSAVASTIEEEVDKMTWSTRWGADTVMDLSTGKNIHETREWILRNSPVPIGTVPIYQALEKVDGKAEALTWELYRDTLIEQAEQGVDYFTIHAGVLLRYVPLTADRVTGIVSRGGSILAKWCLSHHQENFLYTHFEEICEIMKAYDVAFSLGDGLRPGCLADANDAAQFGELETLGELTKVAWRHDVQVMIEGPGHVPMHLIKENMDKQLEVCHEAPFYTLGPLTTDIAPGYDHITSAIGAAMIGWFGTAMLCYVTPKEHLGLPNKKDVKDGVIAYKIAAHAADVAKGHPHARHWDDVLSKARFEFRWEDQFNLALDPDTAREFHDETLPAQGAKVAHFCSMCGPHFCSMKITQEVREFAQRGMEEKSAEFLEKGAEVYVPS, from the coding sequence ATGGCTATCGCACCACCCAAAGCGACGAGCGGTTCGCGCAAGGTTTACGTTGAGGGCAGCGATTCGTCGATCCGCGTGCCGATGCGCGAGATCGCGCTGACCAACGGCGAGACGCACACCGTCTACGACACGAGCGGGCCGTACGCGGAGAGCGGCGTGACGGTCGACGTTCGTGCGGGAATCGCCGCATTGCGCGCCGGTTGGATCGAAGCGCGCAACGACACCGTCGAACTCGAAAAGGCAAGCTCGCTTTATCGGCGCGGTCGCGAGGCGATGCACGAACTCGACGGCGTGCGCTTTACGAGCACGCGCAAGCCGCGCGTCGCGAAGGCCGGCGCCAACGTCTCGCAGATGCACTACGCGCGCAAGGGCATCGTTACGCCGGAGATGGAGTTCATCGCGATTCGCGAAGGCTGCGCGCCGGAATTCGTACGCGACGAAGTCGCGCGCGGACGAGCGATCATTCCATCGAACATCAATCATCCCGAGAGCGAGCCGATGATCATCGGCCGCAACTTCCTCGTTAAAATCAATGCCAATATCGGCAACTCCGCCGTCGCCTCGACGATCGAAGAAGAAGTCGACAAGATGACTTGGTCGACGCGTTGGGGCGCGGATACCGTCATGGATCTCTCGACCGGCAAGAACATTCACGAGACGCGCGAGTGGATTCTGCGCAATTCGCCGGTGCCCATCGGCACGGTGCCGATCTATCAAGCGCTCGAAAAAGTCGACGGCAAAGCCGAAGCGCTGACCTGGGAGCTGTATCGCGACACGCTGATCGAACAAGCCGAGCAGGGCGTCGATTATTTCACCATTCATGCCGGCGTCTTGTTGCGTTACGTGCCGCTCACCGCCGATCGCGTAACCGGCATCGTCTCGCGCGGCGGCTCGATTCTTGCCAAGTGGTGCCTCTCGCATCACCAAGAGAACTTTCTCTACACGCACTTCGAAGAGATCTGCGAGATCATGAAGGCTTACGACGTCGCATTCTCGCTCGGCGACGGCCTGCGGCCGGGCTGCCTGGCCGATGCGAACGACGCGGCGCAATTCGGCGAACTCGAGACGCTCGGCGAACTCACGAAGGTCGCGTGGCGGCACGACGTGCAAGTCATGATCGAAGGGCCCGGTCACGTGCCCATGCATCTGATCAAAGAGAACATGGACAAACAGCTCGAGGTCTGCCACGAAGCGCCGTTCTACACGCTCGGGCCGCTGACGACCGATATCGCTCCCGGCTACGATCACATCACGAGCGCCATCGGCGCCGCGATGATCGGTTGGTTCGGCACGGCGATGCTGTGCTACGTTACGCCCAAAGAGCACTTAGGTCTGCCGAATAAGAAAGACGTTAAAGACGGCGTCATCGCCTACAAGATCGCGGCGCATGCCGCCGACGTTGCGAAGGGGCACCCGCACGCGCGTCACTGGGACGACGTTCTCTCGAAGGCGCGTTTCGAATTTCGTTGGGAGGATCAGTTCAATCTCGCGCTCGATCCCGATACGGCGCGCGAGTTCCACGACGAGACGCTGCCCGCTCAAGGCGCGAAGGTGGCGCACTTCTGTTCGATGTGCGGACCGCATTTCTGCTCGATGAAAATCACGCAGGAGGTTCGCGAGTTCGCGCAACGCGGGATGGAAGAGAAGTCGGCCGAGTTCTTAGAAAAAGGCGCCGAAGTCTACGTGCCTTCCTAA
- a CDS encoding Nramp family divalent metal transporter — protein MSGDREPTLWQRLREVGPGVITGAADDDPSGISTYSVAGASTGLSMLWLSLITTPMMAVIQGMCARIGMVTGTGLAATMSKTLPRWLTVVLTLAVVVANTFNVGADFAGMSDAAHLVFKLPATILVLIFGAVLLGSMMYLSYRVLVNIFKVLTISLLAYVVTAVIVHPNWGNVLRNLVIPHVQFDKSWLTTAMGVLGTTITPYLFFWQSSLMVEQEKDAGNLKLADRRGATEEDIKAAHFDVNAGMILSNAVMFFIIVTTALTLNAHGLTHVATAQQAAVALEPLAGKFAGVLFMLGMVGTGLLAIPSLAGSSAYIVSDVFAFRGPTGFNVQANKAPRFYAVVGLGVLLGVAMTLFHIDAIKTLYYSAVLNGLVAVPIVFVLIRIANNSEIMGKWVNSLAANVWAWLCFVLMAGVAVAIFV, from the coding sequence ATGTCCGGCGACCGCGAACCCACTCTCTGGCAGCGTCTTCGCGAGGTCGGGCCCGGCGTCATAACCGGCGCCGCCGACGACGACCCGTCGGGTATCTCCACCTATTCGGTGGCCGGTGCCTCGACGGGCCTTTCGATGTTATGGCTCTCGCTGATTACGACGCCGATGATGGCCGTTATTCAGGGCATGTGCGCGCGCATCGGCATGGTGACCGGCACCGGCTTAGCGGCGACCATGAGCAAAACGCTGCCGCGTTGGCTGACCGTCGTACTCACGCTGGCGGTCGTCGTCGCCAACACGTTTAACGTCGGAGCCGATTTTGCCGGCATGTCCGATGCGGCGCACCTCGTCTTCAAACTCCCGGCGACGATTCTGGTGCTGATCTTCGGAGCCGTGCTGCTCGGCTCGATGATGTATCTCTCGTACCGCGTGCTCGTCAACATTTTTAAGGTACTGACGATATCGCTGCTGGCCTACGTCGTTACGGCCGTCATCGTGCATCCCAATTGGGGCAACGTGCTGCGCAATTTGGTCATCCCCCACGTGCAGTTCGACAAGAGCTGGCTGACGACGGCGATGGGCGTGCTGGGAACCACGATCACGCCGTATCTCTTCTTTTGGCAGTCGTCGCTGATGGTCGAGCAGGAAAAAGACGCCGGCAATCTCAAGCTCGCCGACCGCCGCGGGGCGACCGAAGAAGATATCAAGGCCGCACATTTTGACGTCAACGCCGGAATGATTCTTTCCAACGCGGTGATGTTCTTTATCATCGTAACGACGGCGCTCACGCTCAACGCGCACGGTCTTACGCACGTCGCGACCGCGCAGCAGGCGGCGGTCGCGCTCGAACCGCTAGCCGGGAAATTTGCCGGCGTGCTCTTCATGCTTGGAATGGTCGGCACGGGATTGCTCGCGATTCCATCGCTAGCCGGCTCGTCGGCCTACATCGTTTCGGACGTGTTCGCTTTTCGTGGACCGACGGGCTTCAACGTGCAGGCGAACAAGGCGCCGCGATTTTATGCCGTCGTCGGGCTAGGGGTCTTGCTCGGCGTCGCGATGACGCTCTTTCACATCGACGCGATCAAAACGCTCTACTATTCGGCCGTGCTCAACGGGCTCGTCGCCGTCCCGATCGTATTCGTATTGATTCGCATCGCGAACAATTCCGAGATCATGGGCAAGTGGGTCAACTCGTTGGCCGCCAACGTCTGGGCGTGGTTATGCTTCGTGCTGATGGCCGGCGTCGCGGTCGCGATATTCGTATAG
- a CDS encoding aquaporin, with amino-acid sequence MLRRKLAAEALGTFAVTLAAMSVDILFSTTNQVDYVSRWLARGFMTTVVIYTFSEISGAHVDPAVTFGFALRRDFPARSIAAYWGAQFAGSLAAVLLLQSFFGRRIAYGASHPGPHVSPLVAVLCEAVLTAIVMLVILVTAQERSTVGKQAAVAVGMSVAACGFFAGPISGASMNPARSIVPQLLSGQFDLAWIYAVGPLAGAALAVGIHRWMCGAPNQDEREAATGE; translated from the coding sequence GTGTTACGCCGAAAGCTAGCCGCCGAGGCCCTCGGAACCTTCGCAGTCACGCTCGCGGCAATGAGCGTAGACATTCTTTTCTCTACGACCAACCAAGTCGACTACGTGTCGCGATGGCTCGCCCGCGGGTTCATGACCACGGTCGTCATCTACACGTTCTCGGAGATCTCGGGAGCGCACGTCGACCCGGCGGTCACCTTTGGATTTGCGCTGCGGCGCGACTTTCCGGCTCGCTCGATTGCGGCCTATTGGGGCGCGCAATTCGCCGGCAGCCTCGCGGCCGTACTCTTGCTCCAATCGTTTTTTGGACGACGGATCGCCTACGGGGCGAGTCATCCGGGACCGCACGTTTCACCGCTCGTCGCGGTCTTGTGCGAAGCGGTACTTACGGCGATCGTCATGCTGGTGATTCTAGTAACGGCGCAGGAACGTTCGACGGTCGGCAAACAAGCGGCCGTGGCAGTGGGCATGTCGGTCGCAGCGTGCGGTTTCTTCGCCGGCCCCATTAGCGGTGCGTCGATGAATCCCGCGCGTTCGATCGTTCCGCAACTCTTGAGCGGTCAATTCGATCTGGCCTGGATCTACGCGGTTGGGCCACTTGCCGGTGCGGCACTCGCGGTGGGAATTCATCGATGGATGTGCGGCGCGCCGAACCAGGACGAGCGAGAGGCTGCGACCGGCGAATGA
- a CDS encoding HAD family hydrolase — protein MSACAVIFDRDGTIVVDVPYNGDPGRVEPVPGAREGIARLRAAGLPIAVVSNQSGIGRGLISAAQVEAVNRRVDEVLGPFDLWLFCPHAPEDDCDCRKPKPKLILDAARALGVDPACCVVIGDKETDAQAARAAGARAVLVRDAATLRAAIDDVLERR, from the coding sequence ATGAGTGCGTGCGCGGTGATCTTCGATCGCGACGGGACGATCGTCGTCGACGTCCCATACAACGGCGATCCGGGACGCGTCGAACCGGTCCCGGGCGCCCGCGAAGGTATCGCGCGGCTGCGTGCGGCCGGATTGCCGATCGCGGTGGTTTCCAACCAGAGCGGTATCGGGCGCGGCCTGATCTCGGCGGCCCAAGTCGAGGCGGTCAATCGGCGAGTCGACGAAGTGCTCGGACCGTTCGATCTGTGGCTCTTTTGCCCGCACGCGCCCGAGGACGACTGCGACTGCCGCAAGCCCAAGCCGAAATTGATTCTCGACGCGGCGCGCGCGTTGGGCGTGGATCCGGCGTGCTGCGTCGTCATCGGCGATAAGGAGACGGACGCGCAAGCCGCGCGGGCGGCCGGCGCGCGCGCGGTGCTCGTGCGCGACGCCGCGACGCTGCGCGCCGCGATCGACGACGTTCTTGAACGGCGCTAG
- a CDS encoding TfuA-like protein — MNGASGADLAVFAGPSLPPSDRIVADRIAYLPPATRGDVERASHTYRHVLLIDGVFHHDLAPSPKEVYAAAQRCRLSGAASMGALRAAECAPYGMTPVGAIALWYLRGTIDGDDEVAVLVDPATQRALTVASVNVRFVARCAVRARLWSPARASDWIERSRAIFYMDRTWEDCLELLESGARAQIEPIVRRRGDLKRQDARFAVRRAQRVLESQ, encoded by the coding sequence TTGAACGGCGCTAGCGGCGCCGATCTCGCGGTCTTCGCCGGGCCGTCGCTCCCGCCGTCCGATCGCATCGTTGCCGACCGCATCGCGTACCTGCCGCCGGCGACTCGCGGCGACGTGGAACGTGCCTCGCATACGTATCGGCACGTGTTGCTCATCGACGGCGTCTTCCATCACGATCTCGCGCCCTCGCCGAAAGAAGTCTACGCCGCTGCGCAGCGCTGCAGGCTTAGCGGTGCGGCGAGCATGGGCGCGCTGCGCGCCGCGGAGTGCGCGCCGTACGGCATGACGCCGGTCGGTGCGATCGCACTCTGGTATCTGCGCGGAACGATCGACGGCGACGACGAGGTTGCGGTCTTGGTCGATCCCGCAACGCAGCGCGCCTTAACCGTTGCGTCGGTCAACGTGCGCTTCGTGGCTCGGTGCGCCGTTCGCGCGCGACTGTGGTCGCCGGCGCGAGCGAGCGATTGGATCGAGCGTTCGCGCGCGATCTTCTATATGGATCGCACGTGGGAAGACTGCCTGGAGTTACTCGAATCCGGCGCGCGCGCGCAGATCGAGCCGATCGTGCGGCGTCGCGGCGATCTCAAGCGCCAGGACGCGCGCTTTGCCGTGCGACGCGCTCAGCGGGTGCTTGAGTCCCAGTAG
- a CDS encoding lytic transglycosylase domain-containing protein, which produces MRTLLAPLRAGLGLVIATALIPLLGLPAVAATHRAPSGPVAVKAYANVLRTINPQLPGWQSRDLARHVLANAARWKVDANLIVALVTVESDWHTHARSSVGAIGLGQLMPGTADKLGVNPRNASDNLYGAARYLSGLLSRYQGRHNRYQLAFAAYNAGPHAVARFGGVPPYYETQRYVVKVMRTWRHIQHVVRVPREVLAQTSLRYPHPDSGDLSYWDSSTR; this is translated from the coding sequence ATGCGTACACTCCTTGCCCCGTTAAGAGCGGGTCTTGGGCTCGTCATTGCGACGGCCCTTATTCCGTTGCTCGGCCTGCCCGCGGTCGCCGCGACTCACAGAGCCCCGTCGGGGCCGGTTGCCGTAAAAGCCTATGCGAACGTGCTTCGTACGATCAATCCGCAACTGCCCGGCTGGCAGAGCCGCGACTTGGCCCGCCACGTGCTCGCCAACGCCGCCCGCTGGAAAGTCGACGCGAATCTGATCGTGGCTCTGGTGACGGTCGAATCGGATTGGCATACGCACGCGCGTTCGAGCGTCGGCGCGATCGGGCTCGGACAATTGATGCCGGGTACGGCCGACAAGCTCGGCGTGAATCCGCGCAACGCTTCGGATAATCTCTACGGCGCTGCCCGCTATCTGAGCGGTCTGCTCTCGCGCTATCAAGGCCGCCACAACCGCTACCAACTCGCCTTCGCGGCCTACAACGCGGGACCGCACGCCGTGGCCCGCTTCGGGGGCGTTCCTCCGTACTACGAGACGCAGCGTTACGTGGTTAAAGTCATGCGCACGTGGCGCCACATTCAACACGTCGTGCGCGTGCCGCGCGAAGTGCTCGCGCAAACCTCGCTGCGGTATCCGCATCCCGACAGCGGCGATCTCTCCTACTGGGACTCAAGCACCCGCTGA
- a CDS encoding DUF190 domain-containing protein gives MSKLAGTGKLLRIFIGESDRHGAQPLYTAIVEAARAAGLAGATVFKGIEGFGARSVVHAARIFDLSSDLPVLVELVDTEERIRAFLPQLDAMVADGLITLETVEVIRYKSGKPKA, from the coding sequence GTGAGCAAGCTCGCGGGCACGGGAAAGCTGCTGCGAATCTTCATCGGCGAAAGCGATCGGCACGGCGCGCAGCCGCTCTACACCGCGATCGTGGAGGCGGCCCGAGCCGCGGGACTCGCCGGCGCAACCGTCTTTAAAGGAATAGAAGGCTTCGGCGCACGCTCGGTGGTGCACGCCGCCCGCATCTTCGATCTCTCGAGCGATCTGCCCGTGCTCGTGGAGCTGGTCGATACCGAGGAACGCATCCGCGCGTTCCTTCCGCAGCTCGACGCCATGGTTGCCGATGGACTCATCACCCTCGAAACCGTCGAAGTGATCCGCTACAAAAGCGGAAAGCCGAAGGCGTAG
- the crcB gene encoding fluoride efflux transporter CrcB: MDLRTAVAVFLGGGLGSVARYLVTFAVAQRIGPGFPWWTFAINISGSFAIGVVAELYLTRTFGMTTEVRTFFMVGVLGGYTTFSSFALETLGLAREGAPGLAVTYAAGSIVAGVVAALLGIALARALAGAHASF, from the coding sequence GTGGATCTTCGAACCGCGGTCGCGGTTTTTCTCGGCGGCGGCCTGGGCTCGGTCGCGCGCTATCTCGTGACCTTCGCGGTCGCGCAGCGCATCGGGCCCGGCTTTCCGTGGTGGACCTTCGCGATTAATATCAGCGGAAGTTTCGCGATCGGCGTAGTCGCCGAACTCTACCTCACGCGAACCTTCGGCATGACGACCGAAGTGCGCACGTTCTTCATGGTCGGCGTCTTGGGCGGCTACACGACCTTCTCGAGTTTCGCGCTCGAGACGCTGGGGCTCGCGCGCGAAGGCGCGCCGGGTCTCGCGGTTACGTACGCCGCCGGCAGCATCGTCGCCGGCGTCGTTGCCGCACTGCTCGGAATCGCACTCGCGCGCGCCCTCGCAGGCGCGCACGCGAGCTTTTGA